In Streptococcus gallolyticus subsp. gallolyticus DSM 16831, the sequence TTCTTATGGGAATAGGTGCTTCTTGGGCAGGGGGATGTACGATTGGAAATGGTTTAACAGCAACAGCAGTCATCTCTAGCAAAGGTTGGATTGCTTTGCCTTTAACTATTCTTGGAGTATGGACTGCATCTTATTTTATATTTGTTAAGCCAAATCAATATTTGAAAGGAGAATAGTTATGGCTGTAGTAGAACTTGAAACGGGTGGATTAGTGTGTCCTTTTCCATTGATTGATGCTAAAAACAAGATGAAAGAATTATCAATTGGTGATGAACTTCTTATTAAGTTTGACTGTACACAAGCAACGGAGAGTATTCCAAATTGGGCAGCAGAAAATAACTACCCTGTCACACGTTTTGAACAAGTTGGTCAAGCTTCGTGGGAGATTGTTGTTCAAAAACAGTAACTAATTTTTAACCAACCCAAGCTCGAGTTAGTTTTTGACTTGGGCTTTTTTTGTTATTATCAGGAAATAGTTTTTGAAACCCTTTTCAAAAAATGCTATACTGAGAGAAAATAGGAGGAAAAGTACAATGGTAAAAATAATTTTTAGTGATATTGACGGCACTCTTATTAATGATGCCTTGAAAGTGACGCCTAGGACACGCCAAGCCCTTCGTCATGCTGTTGATACAGGTATTTTATTTGTTCCAGTTTCGGCGCGTATGCCAGAGGCGATTAAGCCAATTTTGAAAGATTTTTTACCTGATGTACCCATGATTTCCTATAATGGTGCCCTCATCCAAGATGAACAAGGGCAAGTGATTGATAGCTGTCCGATGAGTCCACAAGAAGCGCAAGCGATTTGTCAGTATTTAGAAAAAGAAGTCTCTGACGTTGCTTGGAATGTTTACAGCGGTGAAAAGTGGTTGTCCCAAAACCGTGCTAATCGTTGGATTTCACGTGAAGAGCGCGTGGTGGGCTTAGCCTCTAAGGAAGCGAACTTGGAACAAATCGGTCGATTGCCAGAAGTTCATAAAATCTTGTTAATGGGTGAACCAGAACGCATGGAAGCTTTGGAAAATAAGCTAAAAAGTCTCTATTCAGATTTATCAATTGCAAGGTCGCTGCCTTATTATATTGAAATTATGGCAAGTGGGATTCATAAAGGAAAGGCAGTCCAGACTTTGGCGCAGCATTACGAGGTTGATATGGCAGATACGCTTGCTTTTGGTGACAATTTTAACGATTTAGACATGCTAGAGGCAGTAGGTGAAGCTTATGTTATGGCAAATGCGCCTCAAGAAGTCAAGGAGCAAGTCGGACACGTAACAGCTAGTCACAATCATGACGGTATTGCCTTAGTTCTGGAAAAACTTGGCATAAGTAGTTTCGAATAAATAGAGTATAAAAAACACCTGCGGGTGTTTTTTAAAATTCGTTAGAGAAAATAATGTCTCTAAATGGGCTTTTTCTGTGAGATAAGTTTACCGTTTTTGAGTTCTAATATATCATCAAAATAAGGTATCATTTCTTCTGATAAGTGATGAGTGATTGAAATAATAGAATAATTTTTATCAGATAACAATTCTTTTTCAATGGACTGAGCCAATTTTGCATTCAAGCTAGAGGTGCTTTCGTCTAGTAGCAAGAAATGGCTGCCATTAAGAATAGCTCTTGCCAATGATAATCGTTGTTTTTGCCCACCTGATAGGTTTAAATCATTCTCACCAACCACAGTATCTAATCCTTTAGGCAATTGTTTTATTTCGTTACTTAGTCCAACTTTATGAATAATAGTATCAATTTCTTCGTCAGAAAAGTCATTATCCAATAGAAGATTTTCACGAATTGTTCCATTAAAAATATAAGGGAATTGCTCTATACAGGTTATTTGTGACCGTAAAGAACTACCGTTAATATCTTTGAGAGAATGATTGTCTAGCTCAATTGTTCCAGAATCGCAGTTAAGGCTACCATTTAGTAATTTGAAAAGAGTTGATTTTCCTGAACCGCTAGGTCCAACGATACAATACTTTTTCCTTTTTTGAAATTCATAGTTAGCATCGGATAAGATAGTGTGTTTATCGAAACTTAGTCCAACATTTTTTAAAGTTAATTGTGAGTTAAAATGGATAGTTGACAATTTTTGATTTTCATCAACAATTTCTTTTTGAATACGCTCAAAAAAATTGGTATGTTTTTCAAAAATTGGAAAGACACCTTTTATGCTGATGATGCTTGATGATAAGTTACTAACACCATTAAAAATATTAACGCTGATTGTAGATACGGAAAGAATATCTCCGAAAGTTAATAATTTTTGAGCTACAAAAACTCCTGAAATAATCAAAGAACCAATTTGTCCTAAAACATTTCCGAGTGCTGCAAAAAATGTTGCAACTCCTACAATTTTGTAACTGGTAATTTCGGTGTTACAAATTGTGTCTATTTCTTTGTTGGATTGAGATAATAAGAAGCTCTGCTTGTTCAGGGAGAACAGGTGATTAAAGCCTTCGTAAAGATTGCTAATATTAGCTGTGAAATGTTCTTGTTGCAGTGTTAAATTTTTGAAAGATGAAGCCATTCTTTTATCAACCGCTTTTGGCAAGATTAGGTTGACAATAGCTAAGACAATAATTGCCAACATTAACATCCAATTAACAAAAAATAAAGCAACAATTGAAAAAGTGACATTGATAATTGCTTCAACAATATTATAAAAATTTTGATAGCCTTCACTTTCTATTCTACTAATGTCAGTTGTAAGCCATGAAATCATTTTTCCACTGGCATAGTCCGAGTTGTTATCAGGGTGGTGTTTGGCATATGCATCTGTAATATTTTTCCTAATATCCGATAGAATTTTTTGTCTAACATAGATTTCGTACCATGACTTAAAAGCAAATATGATGGTGTATATAAGGTACAAAATGGCACAAAGAATCACTTTAAAGACAAATAATCGTGTATTCCCTGATATTAAGCTATTGAAGGCATCTGCAGTTAGAAAAGCTGCTTTCAACTGTATAATTACAGAAAAGAGAATGATGAGTAGTAAGAAAAAGTTTTCTTTGTATCTTTGCCTAATATAAAAAAACATTAAGTTCTATACCTCCTCTTTCCATTTTAAGCAGTCATCAACAAAGTTATGTTCAGCAACTTTTATTTTTTTATTAACAAAAGGCGAAATAATTAATTGCCCAATCATAAAAGCAGACATATACCCATTCATGATGCTACCACTATTCTCATTAATATTGTTATTACCCAATTTTGTAATATCTTCAATATAATCAGAAAATAATTTAGCAGTTTCAAAGGAATCAACTACATATGCAGTTTGAAGTAATGGACCGTATCCAGATTCAATAACCTTACAAGCTAGTTTATTTTCCATAATTGATTGTGCTAATTTCTTCATTAAAGTATAATCATCAGCAGCATTAATGATTATATCCTCTTTTTTAAGTTTGTTAGTTATTTGATGTAGTTGAATAGGAGTAATACAATGTGGAACTGTTTTTACATCTGCTAAAACTCTGTATCTTTTTTTCATCACATCTACCTTTAAATTTCCGATATCACTAACAAAGTAGGACTGTGCATATAAATTCTTTTCTTCTACTATATCACCATCAATGATAATAAAATGTTGAAATCCTATTCTAACCAACATATCTAGTGCATGACTACCTACTGTTCCTAATCCAATTATAACAATCGTACAAGCTTCAGCGTACGTTTTAAAATCAACAAAGTTTGTATTAGGAAAACAGTTTAAAAAGGTGTCTGTTCGAGTAAGAGGCGTAGGAGTATCAAAAGACTGTAAAAAGTTTTTTGATTTTAAATAATTTAAAGTATCTTTCTTTTCCACGGCAGTTAATTTAGGATAGTCAGCAATTTCCTGTTCACTTTTAAAATCCGATAAAAATTTAAAAAAAAGAAAAATGTCAGTGTTTTTATCTGTATTTATCGCTAATTGAAGTTTTTTATTTCCCTCATAAACTATGATTCCATTATCTCTAAGCGACCAGTTTAGTTCCTTTTTTAACCTAAAATAAGTCATAAATTCCTTCCCTATTATAAAATCATCATAAAATAAAAAAGCCTAGAAATAATAAGTTTCTAGGCTATTCAGAAAAATTATTTGCAAACAATACAGATATTGATTTCTTTTTCTGAACGCGCCACATTGAATTTTGATTCACGAAATTCCATAATATTCTCCTCTCTTAAATTATAATTTACAGAATAATTTTAACATTGCAAAAAGTATATGTCAATAATACATAAGTATATATATTTAGGCATTGTTGTTAGCACGTCAATCGATAAAGTGCTATTTTTATTATTTCTGACTGAATTGTCCGTATAATTTAAACGTGTTATAATTAAGGCGAATATAGCTATCAGTGGTCTCTTGGTTTTATTGAAAAGGTATGAGATGAAAAAACGGAAATATATCGGTGTTTTGATAAGCGCTTTTATTGGGGTTCTTGCCATTGTTGGGGTTTATTGGAACTATAAAATGGTTCCTTCAAATGAAAATCAGGTTAAGATTGGTGCGACCTACATGACCATGAACAATGATTTTTACAAGGTATTGAACAACGAGGTTGAAAAAATTGTTGAGGAAAATAATGATATTTTGTACACTAGAGACCCTGCTTTGGACGTTGATAAACAAACGCAACAGATTGAATCGTTTATTGAAAAGGGTGTTAATATCATTATCATCAATCCTGTTGATGCAAACAGTCAAAAATTAATAAAAGCTTTGAAGAAAGCGAAAAGAGCTGGGATAAAAATTGTTGTTGTCGATAGTCAACTATCAGATGATTCTTCAGTAGATACGACGATTGTATCGGATAATTATCAAGCTGGTGTTTTATGCGCTCAAAATTTAATGCAGACGCAGTCAAGTGCCAAAATTTTGTTATTGGAACATCAAAATGCAGTATCAGCAGTAGATCGTATCAATGGATTTTTAGATACGATTGAAGGAAATGATGCCTATCAAGTGGTTGACCGCAAGGATTGCCTAGGGCAAACCGAAATAGCGATGCCGCAAGTGGAATCGGTCATCGCTTCAGGGGTCGAATTTGACACGGTGATGGCGCTTAATGACCAAGTGGCTATCGGAGCTTTGGCTGCAATTGAAAATTCAAATGTGACAACATCGATTAAAATCTATGGTGTAGATGGTTCGCCAGATATGAAAAATTTATTGGCAACGACGAGTTCAATTCAAGCAACAGTAGCTCAATCGCCGTTAACAATCGGTAAACGAGCGATTCAGGCGGGTTACTCGCTATATCACAACAAATCAGTAGATAAGGAAATTGTCATTCCAGTTGAATTTATGACTAGTGAGAACGTTTCTGACTTTGATTTAGCGGGGTGGCAATGATGAAAGCTTTGAAAAATATTGATTTTGCAAAACGTGCCCTGATTATTATTAATTTCTTGGCGGTGTTATTTTATAGCTCAGTTTATTTGTCAGCTACAAAGTACATTATTGACAATGGTTTGAGTCGTTCTTTATTAGAAGAAATTAGCGTCATTCCAAGTTCACCAGAGCGAATTTTTTGGTTGTCAAATCTCTTTTTTGCAGGGCTTTTACTTGTTATTTATATCAGAAATCAAAAGTTTAAAAAAGGGACAACGGCGCGTGATTGGTTTGCGATTTTTGAGGTGCTCTTGTTGTTAGCTACCTTTGTAGCGCTGCAATTTTCCTATAACGGTTTAATTTTGCTTGTTTTTATGGATATCTTTTTCTCTTACACGGATTTTTACACGTTTCGTGAGAAAAAGTCATGGTTGCTCTTTATTGTCGCTAGTTTCGGTGCGCTTTTGCTGTCAAATTATGACGTCTTGTCGCTTCTGATTAGAACGCCTGATTTGGATGTTTATATCGGATTTTTCCCTGCAAGCACGCGTTTAGTGATTCTTTTCATCAAAAATTGTCTGGTATCGCTAAATATTATCATTTTCATTATTTCTTTAGTGACTTACATTGTTTATTCGGTGACTGAAAACCATAAGATTGAGGAAGAATTGCTCATGGCTTCGCAGGCAAATACGCGTTTGAAAGAATACGTGGCGGTGTCTGAAAAAATTACTGAGGATAGGGAACGCAGGCGTATTGCGCGTGAAATTCACGATACTATTGGTCATGCCTTGACAGGCATTTCTGCGGGAATTGATGCGGTGATTGTCTTGATTGACCTTGACCCAAATAACGCTAAAAAGCAATTGACCAATGTTTCCAACGTTGTGCGAGAAGGGATTGTTGATGTTAGGCGCTCGCTGAATAAAATGCGTCCAGGTGCTCTGGAAAACCGCAGTTTAAAAGACGCTATTGAAAAAATGCTTGCCGAGTATCAAGAATTATCGCATTTGCAGATTGATTTGAATTATCAGTGGGACAATGTTGATTTTGACAAAACAAAAGAAGATGTCATTTTCCGTGTCATTCAAGAATCTGTGACCAATTCTTTGCGTCATGGACGAGCAACTGAAATTAAGATTAGTATGCTAAATGAAGATGATTACGTTTTGCTCATTAAAGATAATGGAGTGGGGAGCGAAACGATTCAATACGGTTTTGGGTTGACCCAAATGACGGAACGTTTAGCCATTATTGGTGGTCGTGTCCAATTTTCAGGTGAGGATGGTTTTGCCACAACGATTCATATCCCTAAAATAAAAGGAGAAGAAGAATGATACGAGTATTAATTGCAGACGACCAAGAATTGATTAGAGAGTCGTTAAAAATTGTCTTGTCTGCCTATCCTGATATCGAAGTTGTTGGCGCGGTGAGTGATGGGACAGAGGTTTTGGAAGCTCTACCGACTAGCAAACCAGACGTGATTTTAATGGATATTCGTATGCCAAAAATGGACGGTGTTTTGTGTACCAAAGCTGTTAAAGAACATTTTCCAAATACGAAGGTGATTATCCTAACGACTTTTGATGATGATGATTTTATTTATAGCGCTCTAAAATATGGTGCCAGTGGTTATTTGCTGAAGGGAACTTCGATGGATGAATTGCATGATGCGGTGGTGACGGTTAATGACGGACGTGCCATGCTAAATCCAGATATTGCCACAAAAGTTTTTAAACTTTTTTCACAAATGGCGCAATCAAACTTTGCTATCCAAGTTGATGATGCGCTAACGACTGATATTAGTAAAATGGAGTGGCGCATTATACAGCAGATTGGTTTTGGATTGTCCAATAAAGAAATTGCTGCCAAACTGTATCTGTCGGAAGGAACCGTTAGAAATTATCTATCTAACATCCTTTCTAAGTTGAATTTGCGTGACCGTACGCAGCTTGCTATTTGGGCGGTGCAGACAGGTGTCACCTTGAAATCATTTGAGGAAGATGACCATGACTAAACTCAAAAAATATTACAAATGGTTATTGCTACCGCTACTAGTAATTGTCATTGGGAGTGCTGCTTTTATTTATCATCAAACACACCAGAAAATCATTTTAAAAATCGGCATTTATGCAGGAAGTAGCTGGGATGTGCCGAATGGAAATGATTATAAAGTCATTGACACTGCGATTTCACGCTTTGAAAAATTGCACCCAAATGTCGAGGTGGTCTATGAGAGTGGTATTTCAAAGGATGATTATTCTGATTGGTTAACAGACCAGATTGTTGCAGGAACACAGCCAGATGTTTTTATCGTGCCAGAAGATGACTTTAACCTCTTGTCATCAACAGGTGCACTTGCTAAGTTGGATGAGCATATTAGTACGAGCTTTGATGATTCGATATTTTATGAATCCTCTTATAAGGCAGGAAATTACAATAATACGCAGTACGCTTTGCCATTTGAAAGCAATCCAACCATGATGTGTATTAATATTGAACTTTTGGAAAAAGAGGGAATT encodes:
- a CDS encoding sulfurtransferase TusA family protein translates to MAVVELETGGLVCPFPLIDAKNKMKELSIGDELLIKFDCTQATESIPNWAAENNYPVTRFEQVGQASWEIVVQKQ
- a CDS encoding Cof-type HAD-IIB family hydrolase — its product is MVKIIFSDIDGTLINDALKVTPRTRQALRHAVDTGILFVPVSARMPEAIKPILKDFLPDVPMISYNGALIQDEQGQVIDSCPMSPQEAQAICQYLEKEVSDVAWNVYSGEKWLSQNRANRWISREERVVGLASKEANLEQIGRLPEVHKILLMGEPERMEALENKLKSLYSDLSIARSLPYYIEIMASGIHKGKAVQTLAQHYEVDMADTLAFGDNFNDLDMLEAVGEAYVMANAPQEVKEQVGHVTASHNHDGIALVLEKLGISSFE
- a CDS encoding ABC transporter ATP-binding protein, whose amino-acid sequence is MFFYIRQRYKENFFLLLIILFSVIIQLKAAFLTADAFNSLISGNTRLFVFKVILCAILYLIYTIIFAFKSWYEIYVRQKILSDIRKNITDAYAKHHPDNNSDYASGKMISWLTTDISRIESEGYQNFYNIVEAIINVTFSIVALFFVNWMLMLAIIVLAIVNLILPKAVDKRMASSFKNLTLQQEHFTANISNLYEGFNHLFSLNKQSFLLSQSNKEIDTICNTEITSYKIVGVATFFAALGNVLGQIGSLIISGVFVAQKLLTFGDILSVSTISVNIFNGVSNLSSSIISIKGVFPIFEKHTNFFERIQKEIVDENQKLSTIHFNSQLTLKNVGLSFDKHTILSDANYEFQKRKKYCIVGPSGSGKSTLFKLLNGSLNCDSGTIELDNHSLKDINGSSLRSQITCIEQFPYIFNGTIRENLLLDNDFSDEEIDTIIHKVGLSNEIKQLPKGLDTVVGENDLNLSGGQKQRLSLARAILNGSHFLLLDESTSSLNAKLAQSIEKELLSDKNYSIISITHHLSEEMIPYFDDILELKNGKLISQKKPI
- a CDS encoding ThiF family adenylyltransferase; the encoded protein is MTYFRLKKELNWSLRDNGIIVYEGNKKLQLAINTDKNTDIFLFFKFLSDFKSEQEIADYPKLTAVEKKDTLNYLKSKNFLQSFDTPTPLTRTDTFLNCFPNTNFVDFKTYAEACTIVIIGLGTVGSHALDMLVRIGFQHFIIIDGDIVEEKNLYAQSYFVSDIGNLKVDVMKKRYRVLADVKTVPHCITPIQLHQITNKLKKEDIIINAADDYTLMKKLAQSIMENKLACKVIESGYGPLLQTAYVVDSFETAKLFSDYIEDITKLGNNNINENSGSIMNGYMSAFMIGQLIISPFVNKKIKVAEHNFVDDCLKWKEEV
- a CDS encoding sugar ABC transporter substrate-binding protein, with the protein product MKKRKYIGVLISAFIGVLAIVGVYWNYKMVPSNENQVKIGATYMTMNNDFYKVLNNEVEKIVEENNDILYTRDPALDVDKQTQQIESFIEKGVNIIIINPVDANSQKLIKALKKAKRAGIKIVVVDSQLSDDSSVDTTIVSDNYQAGVLCAQNLMQTQSSAKILLLEHQNAVSAVDRINGFLDTIEGNDAYQVVDRKDCLGQTEIAMPQVESVIASGVEFDTVMALNDQVAIGALAAIENSNVTTSIKIYGVDGSPDMKNLLATTSSIQATVAQSPLTIGKRAIQAGYSLYHNKSVDKEIVIPVEFMTSENVSDFDLAGWQ
- a CDS encoding sensor histidine kinase, with translation MAMMKALKNIDFAKRALIIINFLAVLFYSSVYLSATKYIIDNGLSRSLLEEISVIPSSPERIFWLSNLFFAGLLLVIYIRNQKFKKGTTARDWFAIFEVLLLLATFVALQFSYNGLILLVFMDIFFSYTDFYTFREKKSWLLFIVASFGALLLSNYDVLSLLIRTPDLDVYIGFFPASTRLVILFIKNCLVSLNIIIFIISLVTYIVYSVTENHKIEEELLMASQANTRLKEYVAVSEKITEDRERRRIAREIHDTIGHALTGISAGIDAVIVLIDLDPNNAKKQLTNVSNVVREGIVDVRRSLNKMRPGALENRSLKDAIEKMLAEYQELSHLQIDLNYQWDNVDFDKTKEDVIFRVIQESVTNSLRHGRATEIKISMLNEDDYVLLIKDNGVGSETIQYGFGLTQMTERLAIIGGRVQFSGEDGFATTIHIPKIKGEEE
- a CDS encoding response regulator transcription factor, with translation MIRVLIADDQELIRESLKIVLSAYPDIEVVGAVSDGTEVLEALPTSKPDVILMDIRMPKMDGVLCTKAVKEHFPNTKVIILTTFDDDDFIYSALKYGASGYLLKGTSMDELHDAVVTVNDGRAMLNPDIATKVFKLFSQMAQSNFAIQVDDALTTDISKMEWRIIQQIGFGLSNKEIAAKLYLSEGTVRNYLSNILSKLNLRDRTQLAIWAVQTGVTLKSFEEDDHD